The proteins below are encoded in one region of Telopea speciosissima isolate NSW1024214 ecotype Mountain lineage chromosome 10, Tspe_v1, whole genome shotgun sequence:
- the LOC122643702 gene encoding glycine-rich cell wall structural protein-like, translating into MELAIYGSLGVLARDVPIVKDEDEKFLSHGKGGGFGGGFGGGGGGGAGAGGGFGGGAGGGFGKGGGGGAGGGFGGGAGGGAGGGIGKGGGIGKGGGIGGGVGGGIGKGGGIGGGAGGGIGKGGGLGGGIGKGGGGGGGVGGGGGAGGGIGGGAGGGIGKGGGLGGGIGKGGGGGAGGGFGGGIGKGGGIGGGIGKGGGFGVGGGGGSGGGGGGGFGGGGGGGSGGGVGGGFGKGGGFGGGAERIMNEGHLSVLQKTYNSNTFLV; encoded by the exons ATGGAGTTGGCAATCTACGGATCACTTG GTGTTCTTGCTAGGGATGTTCCAATTGTGAAAGATGAGGACGAGAAGTTCCTTTCCCATGGGAAGGGAGGTGGGTTCGGTGGCGGAtttggtggtggcggcggtgggggtgctggtgctggaggtgggttCGGTGGTGGAGCCGGGGGTGGATTTGGCAagggtggtggcggcggtgctGGAGGTGGCTTTGGTGGTGGAGCTGGTGGAGGA GCAGGAGGAGGCATTGGCAAAGG TGGTGGAATTGGCAAAGGTGGGGGCATTGGCGGTGGTGTTGGAGGTGGAATCGGCAAAG GTGGGGGAATTGGCGGTGGGGCTGGAGGTGGAATCGGCAAAGGTGGTGGACTTGGAGGTGGCATTGGaaaaggaggtggtggtggtggtggagtaggaggaggaggaggtgctGGTGGTGGAATTggcggtggtgctggaggtggaaTCGGCAAAGGTGGTGGACTTGGAGGTGGCATTGGAAAAGGAGGGGGTGGTGGTGCAGGTGGTGGTTTCGGCGGAGGCATTGGCAAAGGTGGTGGAATTGGTGGGGGAATTGGTAAGGGAGGTGGATTTGGCGTTGGCGGAGGAGGAGGGtctggtggtggaggtggtgggggatttggtggtggtggaggaggagggtCTGGTGGTGGTGTAGGTGGTGGGTTTGGCAAAGGTGGAGGGTTTGGTGGTGGAGCAG AAAGAATAATGAACGAGGGACATCTATCTGTGCTCCAGAAGACCTACAACTCCAACACATTCTTGGTTTAG